One segment of Pyricularia oryzae 70-15 chromosome 3, whole genome shotgun sequence DNA contains the following:
- a CDS encoding mitochondrial 37S ribosomal protein S19, translated as MIASRTGNDLPDHSQQTPSRPEAADNMQPTRCLLKRSVWKGPHIVPLPIPKLTLGVNPRPIRTQARAATILPNFVGLKFQVYNGKVYHEVQITEEMVGHKLGEFSPTRKPFIWNKK; from the exons CATGATAGCATCCCGCACCGGAAACGACCTCCCTGATCACAGCCAACAAACCCCGTCCCGCCCAGAAGCCGCCGACAATATGCAGCCGACCAGGTGTCTACTCAAGCGATCGGTGTGGAAGG GCCCGCACATTGTCCC CCTCCCCATTCCCAAACTCACACTAGGCGTCAACCCGAGGCCCATCAGGACACAGGCCCGCGCCGCCACGATCCTGCCCAACTTTGTCGGTCTCAAGTTCCAGGTCTACAATGGCAAGGTCTACCACGAGGTGCAAATAACAGAAGAGATGGTCGGACACAAACTGGGAGAGTTTTCGCC GACACGGAAACCCTTCATCTGGAACAAGAAATAA